In Nitrospiraceae bacterium, one DNA window encodes the following:
- a CDS encoding aminotransferase class I/II-fold pyridoxal phosphate-dependent enzyme, protein MEFNRIKRLPPYVFAIVNNLKMDARKRGEDIIDLGMGNPDMPAPQHVIDKLCEAAKNPKNHRYSASRGITQLRAAITEWYKRRYDVDLDPESEAVVTIGSKEGLSHLALATIQPGDVVMTATPAYPIHPYSVIIAGGEVINIPIGHGINFFDEMEKTFKKAWPRPKMLIINFPHNPTTLVLDGLDFFKKIVDFAKENNIFVIHDFAYSDLVFDDYKAPSFLQVPGAKDVGVEFFSLTKSYSMAGWRVGFCIGNKDIVGALTKIKSYLDYGMFQPIQIASIVALRGPQDCVEEFRKTYESRRNELIKGINNAGWNVPAPKATMFVWAEIPEQFKKLGSLEFSKLLIKEAGVAVSPGIGFGEGGDSYVRFALVENELRIKQAVKGIRKVLQK, encoded by the coding sequence TTGGAATTTAACAGGATAAAGAGACTTCCGCCGTATGTGTTTGCAATAGTCAACAATCTCAAGATGGATGCGAGAAAAAGAGGCGAGGATATCATCGATCTCGGCATGGGCAATCCTGATATGCCTGCGCCTCAGCATGTTATCGACAAGCTTTGCGAGGCAGCAAAGAATCCAAAAAATCACAGATACTCAGCTTCAAGAGGGATAACTCAGCTCAGAGCAGCGATAACAGAATGGTACAAAAGAAGATACGATGTTGACCTTGATCCTGAGAGTGAAGCTGTTGTTACGATAGGTTCAAAAGAAGGGCTTTCTCATCTTGCGCTTGCAACTATCCAGCCGGGTGATGTTGTCATGACAGCAACGCCTGCATATCCTATACATCCATACAGCGTGATAATAGCAGGAGGCGAGGTTATAAATATCCCAATAGGGCATGGAATAAATTTTTTCGATGAAATGGAGAAGACATTCAAGAAAGCATGGCCAAGACCGAAAATGCTCATAATAAATTTTCCTCACAATCCGACAACACTTGTTCTTGACGGCCTGGATTTTTTCAAAAAGATTGTCGATTTCGCGAAAGAGAATAATATTTTTGTCATACACGACTTTGCATATTCGGATCTGGTCTTTGACGATTACAAAGCCCCAAGTTTTTTGCAGGTTCCAGGAGCAAAAGACGTAGGGGTAGAATTCTTTTCTCTTACAAAAAGTTATTCAATGGCAGGATGGAGAGTTGGATTCTGCATTGGGAATAAGGATATAGTTGGAGCGCTCACAAAGATAAAGAGTTATCTTGATTATGGGATGTTCCAGCCCATACAGATAGCAAGCATCGTTGCCTTACGCGGTCCTCAGGATTGTGTTGAGGAATTCAGGAAAACATATGAATCAAGACGTAACGAACTTATAAAGGGGATTAACAATGCCGGATGGAATGTGCCTGCACCAAAGGCCACGATGTTTGTCTGGGCAGAGATACCTGAGCAGTTTAAGAAACTGGGTTCTCTTGAATTCTCAAAACTCCTTATAAAAGAAGCAGGGGTTGCTGTTTCACCCGGAATCGGATTTGGTGAAGGCGGAGATTCATACGTAAGATTTGCACTGGTTGAGAATGAACTCAGGATTAAACAGGCTGTTAAAGGCATAAGAAAGGTGCTGCAGAAATGA
- a CDS encoding helix-turn-helix domain-containing protein gives MHKISSGIKSLDELVDSFYIGDNVVWEVDAGTSYEKFIHNFVKQSFNDSQKIIYISFNRSPHSIINEINSFADSDLFVLVDCFTSGKGQNDNTFLRFYAQNKNKINIVRIENPKNINEFTQVLNSIEDSLPSGVRYVFDSLTGMQDLWGDENNTYKFFTYMCPRLYDLETVAYWILEKEAHSKIFKANLRHITQVVFDLYKRRDSLFIKALKLAERKNREAFKTHNFEINNDEILITESKKETSIDIGSRIKGMRARLGMSQKELAAKIGLTTSFISQVENNQVSPSLNSFLQISSALGRSPIEMFQDTREKSEAEWFLSRGFVRENLEENESGYSIFKIMSGENTSAYITVIKPGASFEKHFLNFKKDELIHILSGNVSVKVGSVEKELRQGDSIHLKDFLPEQWTNINDKEAELLVVCF, from the coding sequence ATGCACAAGATTTCATCCGGCATAAAAAGTCTCGACGAGCTTGTGGATTCATTTTACATCGGAGACAATGTTGTATGGGAAGTTGATGCAGGCACCTCTTATGAAAAATTCATTCATAACTTTGTCAAACAGTCATTCAACGATTCACAAAAAATAATTTACATAAGTTTCAACAGATCCCCTCACAGTATTATCAATGAAATAAACAGTTTTGCGGATTCCGATCTTTTTGTGCTTGTAGACTGTTTCACATCAGGCAAAGGGCAAAATGACAATACCTTTCTCAGATTCTATGCACAAAACAAAAACAAGATTAATATTGTAAGAATAGAAAATCCCAAGAATATAAATGAATTTACCCAAGTGCTTAATTCGATTGAAGACAGCCTTCCTTCAGGGGTGAGGTATGTTTTCGACAGTCTTACCGGCATGCAGGATTTATGGGGCGATGAAAATAACACATATAAATTTTTTACTTATATGTGCCCGCGGTTATACGATCTTGAAACAGTTGCATACTGGATATTGGAAAAGGAGGCGCACAGCAAGATATTTAAGGCTAACCTTCGGCATATTACTCAGGTTGTTTTTGATCTTTATAAGAGAAGAGACAGCCTTTTTATCAAGGCCTTAAAGCTTGCTGAACGAAAGAATAGAGAAGCTTTTAAAACTCATAATTTTGAGATTAACAATGATGAAATTTTGATTACTGAATCTAAAAAAGAGACTTCAATTGATATTGGTTCCAGAATAAAAGGCATGAGAGCAAGGCTGGGGATGTCTCAGAAGGAACTAGCTGCTAAAATCGGACTCACAACGAGTTTTATTTCACAGGTCGAGAATAACCAGGTAAGTCCTTCTTTAAATTCATTCCTGCAGATTTCATCTGCTCTAGGCAGAAGTCCAATAGAGATGTTTCAGGATACCAGAGAAAAAAGTGAAGCAGAATGGTTTCTCAGCAGAGGATTTGTAAGGGAAAATCTCGAGGAAAATGAATCAGGATATTCCATCTTTAAAATTATGTCGGGCGAAAATACTTCGGCATATATTACTGTAATAAAGCCTGGCGCCAGTTTTGAAAAACATTTTCTTAATTTCAAGAAAGATGAACTGATTCATATACTAAGCGGGAATGTTTCAGTAAAAGTCGGTTCTGTTGAAAAAGAGCTCAGACAGGGTGATTCGATTCATCTGAAGGATTTTCTGCCTGAGCAATGGACTAACATTAATGATAAAGAAGCCGAATTGCTGGTAGTGTGTTTTTGA
- a CDS encoding FAD-dependent oxidoreductase: MRAEKIKKSSDNATVINGAVEGKRLATRILEEQIQEAVKKGARKIHVIADGQHSIGGRIWPRKEAIIITVEGPVGQRLGSMGMEGTEIVVHGSASDDVGWLNCGAKITVLGDVTNGAFNAAAQGVLYVQGRGGARCDTMTKQNPRFEPPQSWYFREVGDSFAEFKAGGIAVVCGVNPANPKNILGYRPCVGMVGGTIYFRGQIQGYSARDVKLSEITSQDWEWLKENITPFLEAVERTSYHEELTRSADEWKKLTAYTPQEKRARRFFKMTTSDFRKNVWDKYVGAGGIFAEYLDHELTILPYITTGKERRNRPVWANQKYAPPCAYACPTHIPSHQRAALIRQGKLQEALELVLQYSPLPATVCGEICPNLCMNSCTRGFLDKPLQIDKLGSLALELPAPKKAEPTNHKIAVIGGGPAGMSAAWQLVLKGHAVDIYEASDKLGGKIELCIPRERLPHQILEKEISRFKELGVNVHLNTKVDKQRFEKIYKDHEVVIVACGAHQPRKISFPGSDNAVSAYDFLRDINSGRHPDLKNKKVVIIGAGNVGMDAASEAYNNGAESVVAVDIQKPAAFGVEIDIAKAKGTKILWPKFTERYDKNENKIYFKDGSTLDADFVVISVGDVPEVDFLPQRIHTEKGWIKTGENYQTSDVKVFAIGDVTGLGLITHAIGHGRLTAENVHYLISHAPRQPEIKQVIPYERIKTEYYDLCKGDFTPEKEADKCMSCATCRDCHMCETTCYWDAISRVEHKDGSYEYVVDEEKCIGCGFCAGTCPCGVWEMVENI, encoded by the coding sequence ATGCGTGCTGAAAAAATAAAAAAATCTTCAGACAATGCAACAGTCATTAACGGTGCTGTTGAAGGGAAAAGACTGGCTACCCGCATTCTTGAAGAGCAGATACAAGAAGCTGTTAAGAAAGGTGCTAGAAAGATACATGTGATCGCCGACGGACAGCACAGCATAGGCGGGAGAATATGGCCGCGCAAAGAGGCCATAATAATAACAGTCGAAGGCCCTGTTGGACAGAGACTCGGCAGCATGGGAATGGAAGGAACAGAAATTGTTGTTCATGGAAGCGCATCTGACGATGTTGGCTGGCTCAATTGCGGTGCTAAGATAACTGTTTTAGGTGATGTAACTAACGGCGCATTTAATGCAGCAGCACAGGGTGTTCTTTATGTTCAGGGCAGAGGAGGTGCGCGCTGCGATACAATGACAAAGCAAAATCCCAGATTTGAACCTCCACAGTCTTGGTATTTCAGAGAGGTTGGCGATTCTTTTGCTGAGTTTAAAGCAGGAGGCATAGCTGTTGTATGCGGAGTAAATCCAGCAAATCCAAAAAACATACTCGGTTATCGTCCATGCGTAGGAATGGTCGGAGGAACAATTTATTTCAGAGGGCAGATTCAGGGATACAGCGCAAGAGACGTTAAGTTATCAGAAATAACTTCGCAGGACTGGGAATGGCTTAAAGAAAATATAACACCATTCCTTGAAGCTGTTGAGAGAACATCCTATCATGAAGAACTTACCCGTTCTGCTGATGAATGGAAAAAATTAACTGCATATACTCCGCAGGAAAAAAGAGCCAGAAGATTTTTCAAGATGACAACCTCTGATTTCAGAAAAAATGTCTGGGATAAGTATGTTGGCGCAGGAGGAATATTCGCAGAATATCTCGATCATGAACTCACAATTCTTCCTTATATAACAACAGGCAAAGAAAGAAGAAATAGACCTGTATGGGCAAATCAAAAATATGCGCCTCCTTGTGCATATGCATGTCCTACACATATTCCTTCTCATCAAAGAGCAGCGCTTATAAGACAGGGGAAACTGCAGGAAGCATTAGAGCTTGTATTGCAGTACAGCCCTCTGCCTGCAACAGTCTGCGGAGAGATATGCCCTAACCTTTGCATGAACAGCTGTACCAGAGGATTTTTAGATAAGCCCCTTCAGATCGATAAATTAGGAAGCCTTGCCCTAGAACTTCCTGCTCCTAAAAAAGCAGAGCCTACAAATCACAAAATAGCTGTGATAGGCGGCGGTCCTGCCGGGATGTCCGCTGCATGGCAGCTTGTATTAAAAGGACATGCTGTTGATATATATGAGGCTTCCGATAAACTTGGAGGAAAGATAGAACTATGCATTCCAAGAGAGCGTCTTCCTCACCAGATTCTTGAGAAAGAAATATCGAGATTCAAAGAGCTCGGGGTCAATGTTCATCTGAATACAAAAGTGGATAAACAGAGATTCGAGAAAATATATAAAGACCATGAAGTCGTAATAGTGGCGTGCGGTGCGCATCAGCCGAGGAAAATTTCATTCCCAGGTTCTGATAATGCAGTATCAGCATATGATTTTCTTAGAGACATAAACTCCGGCAGGCATCCTGATCTAAAAAATAAAAAGGTTGTAATAATCGGCGCAGGAAATGTCGGAATGGACGCAGCTTCAGAGGCATACAACAACGGAGCAGAGTCTGTGGTTGCTGTAGATATACAGAAGCCGGCTGCGTTTGGTGTTGAAATCGATATCGCTAAGGCAAAGGGGACAAAGATTTTATGGCCTAAATTCACAGAGCGCTATGACAAAAATGAAAATAAAATATATTTTAAAGACGGTTCAACGCTTGATGCTGATTTTGTAGTAATATCTGTCGGGGACGTGCCTGAGGTTGATTTCCTCCCTCAAAGAATTCATACAGAAAAAGGGTGGATAAAGACAGGTGAAAACTATCAGACCTCTGATGTTAAAGTCTTTGCTATAGGCGATGTTACAGGACTCGGCCTTATAACACATGCTATCGGTCATGGAAGGCTCACTGCTGAGAATGTACATTATCTTATAAGCCATGCTCCTCGTCAACCTGAGATAAAACAGGTTATACCGTACGAAAGAATCAAGACAGAATACTATGATCTCTGCAAAGGAGATTTTACTCCAGAGAAGGAAGCAGACAAGTGCATGTCGTGTGCAACCTGCCGCGACTGCCACATGTGCGAGACAACCTGCTATTGGGACGCAATCAGCAGAGTCGAACACAAAGACGGTTCATACGAATATGTTGTCGACGAAGAAAAATGCATCGGCTGCGGATTCTGCGCCGGCACCTGCCCATGCGGAGTCTGGGAGATGGTCGAGAATATTTAA
- the fdhF gene encoding formate dehydrogenase subunit alpha — MDNNADNPKDQITLIINDKKIISEPSRTILEVCREAGIRIPTLCHDERLEPYGGCRLCLVEIKGMARPLASCTTPVQDGMEVTTESPLLRQLRRTNLSLILSNHPNDCMKCEQTGSCTLQDLAYEYDADGDLYKGEKWDLPKREDNPFITYEPNKCILCGRCTRICNEVVMAGTIDLAGRGFRTMPDTAFSKPRTLDNCEFCGQCVSTCPTGALTDKKGRGFGRDFEMKKVKTTCSYCGTGCNFYLNVRNNRVVKVTSAFDAPVNRGNLCIKGRYGYEFIHSPDRIKTPLIKKNGVFHEASWDEALDLVSTRFKSLIEKYGAEKVGAFSSARCTNEENYLLAKWVRCAVGSNNVDNCARVUHAPTVAGLATSLGAGAATNSLDQMPDMDTLFLFGSNPTEGHPIVSLWLKKALRNGAKLIVGDPRKTWMAKRADVWLNLKPGSNIALLNGMLNAIFQNGWEDEAFISKRTEGIEELKAKVSEYGPDVVEEITGVSWDKVVEAARLYAQADKAMIVYGLGVTEHKTGTENAMAIANLALACGQIGRPSTGIMALRGQNNVQGASDLGPYPSSLPGYQSVLDPKARAKFEKAWGVQIKDKPGLKSVEMLDECTKGNFKGLYVLGYDIAQTDPNLNHIWKALESVEFLVAQDIFHTETTRFADVVLPGASFAEKDGTFTNGERRVQRVRKAIEPLCGMADWQVICELSTRMGYKMSYTHPSEIMDEIASLVPNYGGIDYKRIDEKGLQWPCPEKEHPGTSTLYTDIFSRPGGLAQFMPLDHTGSGEKPDDEYPYVLITGRVREHYNNGSMTRRCSGILELVPEELLEISHEDAADIGLLNGDWVNVSSRRGQIKVKAKVTDRSQAGSVFLTFHHPEALTNMLTSGVRDPITGTPEYKACSVKIEKT, encoded by the coding sequence ATGGATAATAATGCAGACAATCCCAAAGATCAGATAACGCTTATCATTAATGATAAAAAAATAATATCTGAGCCGAGCAGAACCATACTTGAGGTCTGCCGCGAAGCCGGTATACGCATTCCCACTCTCTGCCATGATGAGCGTCTCGAACCCTACGGAGGATGCAGGCTATGCCTGGTCGAGATAAAGGGTATGGCAAGGCCTCTTGCATCATGCACCACTCCTGTTCAGGACGGTATGGAGGTAACAACAGAAAGTCCTCTTCTGCGCCAGTTGCGCAGGACAAATCTTTCACTTATACTCTCGAATCATCCCAATGACTGCATGAAGTGCGAGCAGACCGGCAGCTGCACTCTCCAGGATCTTGCGTACGAATATGATGCTGACGGTGATCTGTACAAAGGCGAAAAGTGGGATCTGCCAAAGAGAGAGGACAATCCATTCATCACCTATGAACCCAACAAATGCATACTCTGCGGCAGATGCACAAGGATATGCAATGAGGTTGTGATGGCCGGAACAATTGATCTGGCAGGCAGGGGATTCAGGACAATGCCGGACACAGCCTTCAGCAAACCCCGCACGCTAGACAACTGCGAGTTCTGCGGCCAGTGTGTATCAACCTGCCCGACAGGCGCTTTAACTGATAAAAAGGGCCGCGGCTTTGGCCGTGATTTTGAGATGAAGAAGGTGAAGACCACCTGTTCATACTGCGGCACCGGCTGCAACTTTTATCTGAATGTGAGAAACAATAGAGTGGTCAAGGTGACATCAGCATTTGATGCGCCTGTAAACAGGGGCAACCTCTGCATAAAGGGCAGGTATGGATATGAGTTCATACACAGTCCTGATCGTATAAAGACTCCTCTCATAAAAAAGAATGGCGTATTCCATGAGGCTTCATGGGATGAGGCGCTTGACCTTGTCTCAACAAGATTCAAAAGTCTAATTGAAAAATACGGGGCTGAAAAGGTCGGAGCTTTTTCATCAGCTCGATGCACAAACGAAGAAAACTATCTACTCGCCAAATGGGTGCGATGCGCGGTTGGGTCCAATAATGTGGACAACTGCGCGCGGGTCTGACACGCTCCAACTGTGGCCGGTCTGGCCACCAGTCTCGGTGCAGGAGCAGCAACCAATTCTCTCGATCAGATGCCGGATATGGACACACTGTTCCTGTTTGGCTCAAATCCTACTGAAGGACATCCGATTGTTTCTCTCTGGCTCAAAAAGGCGCTCAGAAACGGCGCAAAGCTGATAGTAGGCGATCCTAGAAAGACATGGATGGCAAAACGCGCTGACGTATGGCTTAATCTCAAACCCGGCAGCAACATCGCGCTTCTAAACGGCATGCTCAATGCTATATTCCAGAACGGATGGGAAGATGAAGCCTTTATCTCAAAAAGGACAGAGGGGATAGAGGAGCTCAAGGCAAAAGTCTCTGAATACGGGCCGGATGTTGTAGAGGAGATAACAGGTGTGTCGTGGGACAAGGTTGTTGAGGCAGCCAGGCTCTATGCTCAAGCTGACAAGGCGATGATTGTTTATGGCCTTGGAGTGACGGAGCACAAGACAGGTACGGAGAACGCTATGGCGATAGCCAACCTTGCACTCGCTTGCGGACAGATAGGCAGGCCATCAACAGGAATTATGGCCTTGAGAGGGCAGAATAATGTGCAGGGCGCATCAGACCTTGGGCCGTATCCATCATCACTGCCTGGCTACCAGTCTGTGCTCGATCCCAAGGCGCGCGCCAAATTCGAGAAGGCCTGGGGAGTGCAGATCAAGGACAAGCCAGGACTGAAATCAGTAGAAATGCTGGATGAATGCACAAAAGGGAATTTCAAGGGTTTGTATGTGCTCGGTTATGACATAGCGCAGACAGATCCGAACCTCAATCATATATGGAAAGCTCTGGAGTCAGTGGAGTTTCTTGTTGCGCAGGATATATTCCATACAGAGACCACACGCTTTGCTGATGTGGTGCTTCCTGGCGCGAGCTTTGCAGAGAAGGACGGTACATTTACAAACGGAGAGCGCAGGGTGCAGCGCGTGCGCAAGGCTATAGAACCTTTGTGCGGTATGGCAGACTGGCAGGTTATATGTGAACTCTCAACGAGGATGGGCTATAAAATGAGCTATACCCATCCGTCAGAGATAATGGATGAGATAGCATCACTTGTTCCCAACTACGGAGGCATAGACTATAAAAGGATTGATGAAAAGGGTCTGCAATGGCCATGTCCTGAAAAAGAGCATCCTGGCACATCAACACTGTATACAGATATATTCTCAAGGCCTGGAGGATTAGCACAGTTCATGCCGCTTGATCATACAGGTTCCGGCGAAAAACCTGATGATGAATATCCTTATGTGCTCATAACAGGCAGAGTAAGGGAGCACTACAACAACGGTTCGATGACAAGAAGGTGCAGCGGCATACTGGAGCTTGTGCCTGAAGAGCTGCTCGAGATAAGCCATGAGGATGCAGCAGATATTGGTCTGCTCAACGGAGATTGGGTGAATGTTTCATCAAGAAGAGGCCAGATTAAGGTGAAGGCAAAAGTGACTGACCGTTCCCAGGCAGGCAGCGTATTTCTCACGTTCCATCATCCAGAAGCGCTTACAAACATGCTTACATCAGGGGTCAGGGATCCAATAACAGGCACTCCTGAGTACAAGGCATGTTCTGTCAAAATAGAGAAGACATAA
- a CDS encoding cold-shock protein: MANGTVKWFNESKGFGFITSEDGSDLFVHYSSITGNGFKSLAEGDSVSFDIEKGPKGNKAVNVAKL, translated from the coding sequence ATGGCTAATGGAACAGTAAAGTGGTTCAATGAATCAAAAGGTTTTGGATTTATCACAAGCGAAGACGGAAGCGATCTTTTTGTCCACTATTCTTCTATCACAGGCAACGGATTCAAGTCTCTTGCAGAAGGCGATTCAGTAAGTTTTGACATTGAAAAAGGCCCAAAAGGCAACAAAGCAGTAAATGTAGCGAAACTATAA
- a CDS encoding homoserine dehydrogenase, with the protein MINVGIIGFGTVGTGTAKILIENKGIFSRKTGLDINLKRIADIDTKKDRGVKLPQGVLVDDADKILNDPDIQIVVELIGGIKPAKDFILKAIRNKKHVVTANKALLAKEGKEIFAEAEKHGIEIGFEASVAGGIPIIKVLKEGLIANRILAVYGIINGTSNYILTKMTDDGIEFSDALKESQRLGYAESDPTFDIEGIDSAHKLAILASIAYGIPLSFDEIHVEGITKITAEDIMFASELGYKIKLLAIAKANDGSVELRVHPTMIPKDYLISKVDGVFNAIYVQGDAVGDTLYYGRGAGDMPTGSAVVSDIIDIASNINRNAVGKISGISTKKSDLTIKKMDDIESMYYFRFTAYDKPGVLSKISGVLGNCSISIKSVIQKGRSEGDAVPLIVLAHKAKEKDVVKAVAEIDKMPVVADRTLYIRVEGKEE; encoded by the coding sequence ATGATAAATGTCGGGATAATAGGATTTGGAACTGTAGGAACAGGAACCGCAAAAATCCTTATAGAGAATAAGGGTATCTTTTCAAGAAAGACAGGCCTCGATATTAATCTAAAGAGGATTGCAGACATTGATACAAAGAAGGATAGGGGAGTAAAACTCCCTCAAGGTGTTCTTGTCGATGATGCAGATAAAATATTAAATGACCCTGATATTCAAATCGTTGTTGAATTAATAGGCGGGATCAAACCTGCAAAGGATTTTATTTTAAAGGCGATAAGAAATAAGAAACACGTTGTAACAGCCAACAAGGCGCTTCTTGCCAAGGAAGGGAAAGAGATATTTGCCGAAGCGGAAAAACATGGAATTGAAATAGGGTTTGAGGCGTCAGTTGCCGGAGGAATTCCTATAATCAAGGTCTTGAAAGAAGGGCTGATCGCAAACAGGATACTTGCAGTATATGGAATAATAAACGGCACATCAAATTATATTCTTACAAAAATGACTGATGATGGCATAGAATTTTCAGATGCCCTGAAAGAGTCACAGCGACTCGGTTATGCAGAATCGGATCCGACATTTGACATCGAAGGCATAGATTCAGCTCACAAACTTGCAATCCTTGCATCTATTGCATACGGCATTCCATTGTCTTTTGATGAGATACATGTAGAAGGAATTACAAAGATAACCGCTGAAGATATCATGTTTGCATCCGAGCTTGGATACAAGATAAAACTTCTGGCAATTGCAAAGGCTAATGACGGCAGCGTCGAATTGAGAGTGCATCCGACAATGATTCCAAAAGACTATCTGATATCAAAGGTTGATGGCGTATTCAATGCAATATATGTTCAGGGAGATGCAGTAGGAGATACGCTCTACTACGGCAGAGGAGCCGGGGATATGCCGACAGGAAGCGCTGTTGTAAGCGATATTATTGATATAGCAAGTAATATAAATAGGAATGCAGTTGGAAAAATTTCAGGCATCAGCACCAAAAAATCCGACTTAACAATCAAGAAAATGGATGATATCGAATCAATGTATTATTTCAGATTTACAGCATATGACAAGCCAGGAGTTCTTTCAAAAATATCCGGCGTGCTTGGGAACTGCAGCATAAGCATAAAATCAGTTATTCAAAAAGGAAGAAGCGAAGGAGATGCAGTCCCTCTTATTGTGCTTGCTCATAAAGCTAAAGAAAAAGATGTTGTGAAGGCAGTTGCTGAGATTGATAAGATGCCTGTTGTAGCGGACAGAACTCTGTATATCAGGGTTGAAGGAAAGGAAGAGTAA
- a CDS encoding 4Fe-4S binding protein produces MEPTAGLRLDKNHQLTLREFPYIIRWRDDRCKRCGSCTAVCPVKAIEPSVQLQRIVKSEGHVPTPTAVRNITHIVKQVADMERYCTGCGTCTLVCPNEAIEPEYNPQNKFNHYKNKGGEPYRRGGRRNDPSPSTLDRLKFTRISMLTDPALDAGRHEFHVRTLLGRILPPEELPLKVINNKILVDKEIDKFIPPVREIFPIMIGSMSIGALSPPMWEGLAMAVAYLNEIENMPVVMCSGEGGMPPRLLKSKYLKYFIIQIASGYFGWDEIIHALPHMTEDPAAIEIKYGQGAKPGDGGLLMAQKVLKLIAEIRGVPQFVDLSSPPTHQTKYSIEEAVAKMIQSMSMAWGFRVPVYPKISGTKTARAVLNNLARNPYAAGLYIDGEDGGTGAAYNVSLDHMGHPIASNLRECYLDLVKQGKQNELPLIAAGGVGKKGNLAANTAALIMLGASAVAIGKYIMQSAADCFGDEYNRCNLCNTGRCPRGITTQDPKLYRRLDSDKVAERVVEVFKAADVELKKIFAPMGRSTELPIGMSDGLSIDDKAAAERLGISYAC; encoded by the coding sequence ATGGAACCAACTGCAGGGTTAAGATTGGATAAAAATCATCAACTGACATTAAGAGAATTCCCATATATAATCCGCTGGAGGGACGATAGGTGCAAGCGCTGCGGTTCATGCACAGCTGTGTGTCCTGTAAAAGCAATTGAACCATCAGTTCAACTGCAGAGGATTGTTAAATCCGAAGGACATGTTCCAACACCAACTGCTGTCAGAAACATAACCCATATTGTAAAGCAGGTTGCTGATATGGAAAGGTACTGCACAGGCTGCGGAACATGCACGCTTGTATGTCCTAACGAAGCAATCGAGCCTGAATATAATCCACAAAACAAATTTAATCATTACAAAAATAAGGGCGGTGAGCCTTACAGAAGAGGCGGAAGGAGAAATGATCCTTCACCTTCAACGCTTGACAGACTGAAATTCACGAGGATATCCATGCTCACAGACCCTGCGCTGGATGCAGGACGTCACGAATTTCATGTAAGAACACTCTTGGGAAGGATACTGCCTCCAGAGGAACTGCCCCTGAAAGTAATTAACAATAAGATTCTGGTTGATAAAGAGATTGATAAATTTATTCCTCCTGTAAGAGAAATATTCCCGATAATGATCGGGAGCATGTCTATCGGAGCACTTTCCCCTCCAATGTGGGAAGGTCTCGCAATGGCAGTAGCATATCTTAACGAAATTGAGAATATGCCTGTTGTTATGTGTTCAGGCGAAGGCGGAATGCCGCCGAGACTGCTTAAATCAAAATATCTGAAATATTTCATTATCCAGATCGCATCAGGATATTTTGGATGGGACGAGATAATACACGCCCTTCCTCACATGACAGAAGACCCTGCTGCAATTGAAATTAAATATGGTCAGGGCGCAAAGCCCGGCGACGGCGGACTGCTTATGGCACAAAAGGTTTTAAAACTTATAGCCGAGATACGAGGTGTGCCACAGTTCGTTGACCTTTCATCGCCTCCGACCCATCAGACAAAATACTCCATTGAAGAGGCCGTTGCAAAGATGATCCAGTCAATGTCAATGGCATGGGGATTCAGGGTGCCTGTTTATCCAAAAATCTCAGGGACAAAAACAGCAAGAGCAGTTTTAAACAATCTTGCACGAAATCCATATGCAGCAGGATTGTACATTGACGGAGAAGACGGGGGAACAGGTGCAGCTTATAATGTTTCTCTTGACCATATGGGACATCCAATAGCATCGAATTTAAGAGAATGCTATCTTGACCTTGTAAAGCAGGGAAAACAAAATGAACTTCCGTTGATCGCAGCAGGCGGAGTCGGTAAAAAAGGGAATCTTGCTGCAAATACTGCAGCATTGATAATGCTTGGTGCATCAGCGGTTGCAATAGGCAAATACATCATGCAGTCAGCAGCAGACTGCTTTGGAGATGAATACAACAGATGCAATCTGTGCAATACTGGCAGATGCCCGAGAGGAATTACAACACAAGACCCTAAATTATACAGAAGGCTTGATTCTGATAAAGTTGCAGAAAGAGTTGTTGAGGTCTTTAAGGCGGCTGATGTTGAACTCAAAAAAATATTCGCTCCAATGGGAAGAAGCACAGAACTTCCAATCGGCATGTCGGACGGTCTCAGCATAGATGATAAAGCTGCGGCTGAAAGACTGGGAATAAGCTATGCGTGCTGA